The following proteins come from a genomic window of Fibrobacter sp. UWR4:
- a CDS encoding ABC transporter permease yields the protein MILHVLKHELRLIFREPRFWIPFVIPPVLLAASQGIAVSRYGGQIMQGMEGYMMLLLGCLMAPMGAPLAADSFAGERERNSLELLQLSPVKPADLFWGKLLAVLPFPLMFSLICQLVYFVMHKDAVAGTVAIAAILGSMSACLLVNAFSLLLSLKAKTVRAATQGTLFFIIPLLLLVQFGYQAFLQDVMMPVAALAISIVVCAVATAVGMRKFISL from the coding sequence ATGATTCTTCACGTTCTTAAACATGAACTGCGATTGATTTTCCGGGAGCCCCGCTTCTGGATTCCTTTCGTGATTCCGCCTGTGTTGCTGGCTGCGTCCCAGGGGATTGCGGTTTCCCGTTATGGTGGGCAGATCATGCAGGGCATGGAAGGTTACATGATGCTTCTGCTGGGTTGCCTCATGGCGCCTATGGGAGCACCTCTTGCTGCCGATAGCTTTGCCGGTGAACGTGAAAGAAATTCCCTGGAACTGCTGCAGCTTTCTCCCGTAAAGCCTGCGGACTTGTTCTGGGGTAAGCTGCTTGCGGTGTTGCCGTTTCCGCTAATGTTCAGCTTGATTTGCCAGCTGGTTTACTTTGTGATGCATAAGGATGCCGTTGCTGGGACTGTCGCTATTGCCGCAATTCTTGGATCCATGTCCGCGTGTCTCCTGGTGAATGCTTTTTCCCTGTTGCTTTCCTTAAAGGCGAAGACGGTTCGCGCTGCAACTCAGGGAACTCTGTTCTTTATCATCCCGCTATTACTTCTGGTGCAGTTCGGCTATCAGGCATTCCTGCAGGATGTGATGATGCCCGTGGCGGCCCTGGCGATTTCGATTGTGGTGTGCGCTGTTGCTACTGCGGTGGGAATGCGAAAGTTCATTAGCCTGTAA
- the ettA gene encoding energy-dependent translational throttle protein EttA encodes MADNKAEKFVFYMYKMCKSYPNKEVLKDISLSFYYGAKIGIIGQNGAGKSTLLRIMAGIDKEFQGEAWIEPGRTAGYLPQEPQLDPNLTVKENVMQAVAKKQAVLDRFNEISMKFAEPMEDDEMNKLLDEQAKLQDIIDAQDLWSLDRNIEIAMDALRCPPGDWPVTNLSGGEKRRVALCRLLLEEPDLLLLDEPTNHLDAETVAWLERHLREYKGSVILVTHDRYFLDNVTGWILEIDRGRGIPWEGNYAQWLDQKLDRMKNEEKGESDRQKRLAREQEWVKQSPKARQAKNKARLKAYEELLAEDSREKINVAQIHIANGNRLGDIVIQAEHLQKAFGEKVLFDDLNFSLPRSGIVGIIGPNGAGKTTLFKMITGSEKPDGGTLKIGETVQIISMEQGRDSLDDSKTVWESITGGCDEIMVGDRKMNGRAYCGLFNFTGAAQQKKLNTLSGGERNRVLMAKNLQQPGNLLFLDEPTNDLDIETLQALEQAILKFAGCAVIISHDRWFLDRIATHILAYEGDSKVVWFEGNWSEYEADRRKRLGEDAENPKPIKYKTLTRN; translated from the coding sequence ATGGCCGATAATAAAGCAGAAAAGTTTGTATTCTACATGTACAAGATGTGCAAGTCTTACCCCAACAAGGAAGTCTTGAAGGATATTTCCTTAAGCTTCTACTATGGCGCTAAGATTGGCATTATCGGCCAGAATGGTGCTGGTAAGTCTACGCTTTTGCGTATCATGGCCGGTATCGATAAGGAATTCCAGGGCGAGGCTTGGATTGAACCGGGCCGTACCGCAGGTTATCTGCCTCAGGAACCCCAGCTGGATCCGAACCTTACTGTCAAGGAAAACGTGATGCAGGCTGTGGCCAAGAAGCAGGCTGTCCTGGATCGTTTCAACGAAATCTCCATGAAGTTCGCTGAACCTATGGAAGATGATGAAATGAATAAGCTCCTGGATGAACAGGCTAAGCTTCAGGACATCATCGATGCTCAGGACTTGTGGAGCCTGGACCGTAATATTGAAATCGCTATGGATGCCCTGCGCTGCCCGCCGGGCGATTGGCCGGTGACCAACCTTTCCGGTGGTGAAAAGCGCCGCGTGGCTCTGTGCCGCCTGCTTTTGGAAGAACCGGATCTGTTGCTTTTGGACGAACCTACCAACCATCTGGATGCTGAAACTGTTGCCTGGCTGGAACGCCACCTCCGTGAATACAAGGGCTCCGTCATTCTCGTGACCCATGACCGTTACTTCCTGGATAACGTTACTGGTTGGATTCTTGAAATTGACCGCGGTCGCGGTATTCCTTGGGAAGGCAATTACGCCCAGTGGCTGGACCAGAAACTTGACCGCATGAAGAACGAAGAAAAGGGTGAATCTGACCGTCAGAAGCGCCTGGCTCGCGAACAGGAATGGGTCAAGCAGAGTCCCAAGGCTCGCCAGGCCAAGAACAAGGCTCGTCTTAAGGCTTACGAAGAATTGCTGGCTGAAGATTCCAGAGAAAAGATTAACGTGGCTCAGATCCACATTGCTAACGGTAACCGTCTGGGTGACATCGTTATTCAGGCGGAACACCTGCAGAAGGCCTTTGGTGAAAAGGTGCTCTTCGATGATCTGAACTTCAGCTTGCCCCGCTCCGGTATTGTGGGCATTATCGGCCCCAACGGTGCTGGTAAGACCACCTTGTTCAAGATGATTACCGGTTCTGAAAAGCCTGATGGCGGTACCTTGAAGATTGGCGAAACCGTCCAGATTATCAGTATGGAACAGGGCCGCGATTCTCTGGATGATTCCAAGACCGTCTGGGAATCCATTACCGGAGGCTGCGACGAAATCATGGTGGGCGACCGCAAGATGAATGGCCGCGCCTACTGTGGCTTGTTCAACTTTACTGGCGCTGCCCAGCAGAAGAAGCTGAACACCCTTTCCGGTGGTGAACGCAACCGCGTGCTCATGGCCAAGAACCTGCAGCAGCCCGGTAACCTGTTGTTCCTGGACGAACCGACCAACGACTTGGATATTGAAACCCTCCAGGCCCTGGAACAGGCTATCCTGAAGTTCGCAGGCTGCGCCGTGATCATCTCCCATGACCGCTGGTTCCTGGACCGTATTGCCACCCACATCCTTGCTTACGAAGGCGACTCCAAGGTTGTCTGGTTCGAAGGTAACTGGAGCGAATACGAAGCCGACCGTCGCAAGCGTCTGGGCGAAGATGCGGAAAACCCCAAGCCCATCAAGTACAAGACTCTGACACGAAACTAG
- a CDS encoding FISUMP domain-containing protein, with amino-acid sequence MKKSAFAFGAISIAAFGLVACGDNSSSSTAYELNIDTATSSGPAYGVVVPDTMQTLDTLLHSYFCNSAIKCSHVYLVEMDNVMECDGEAWVYLSDYQPSVCGYEPGKPNSSASVENPGDALSSSSSIVEEPEACVEHVQANITIKNVEHIVMDCGSSNVGQTVYLEDTQTLYTCENGAWIGERVAVCEEPEPSQPVEDVPSVSYGTMTDERDGQTYKTIEIGKQTWMAENLNFYKSTDGSVVMDSSFCYEDLPANCEKYGRLYQEFDASEACPDGWKMPTQFDWRELTDKLSELYPSKNLNEIARATTGWDDSMKSNNASGFGALAAGKRNSKGEYSDEEYKAYFWGDKGMLYYAWTLSKTSEFDEGTRMYSYYAYSLRCIKK; translated from the coding sequence ATGAAAAAGAGTGCTTTTGCGTTTGGTGCAATCTCTATTGCTGCGTTTGGACTTGTGGCTTGTGGAGATAATTCTTCCAGTTCCACAGCGTATGAACTGAATATAGATACTGCCACTTCTTCCGGACCCGCCTATGGGGTTGTTGTGCCTGATACGATGCAGACCTTGGATACTTTGCTGCATTCATATTTTTGTAATTCCGCCATAAAATGTTCCCATGTGTACCTTGTGGAAATGGACAATGTGATGGAATGCGATGGAGAGGCTTGGGTGTACCTTAGCGATTACCAGCCTTCTGTATGTGGGTATGAACCAGGAAAACCGAACTCCAGCGCTTCCGTAGAAAATCCTGGCGACGCATTGAGTTCTTCGTCCAGTATTGTAGAAGAACCGGAAGCCTGTGTGGAACATGTGCAGGCCAACATTACGATTAAGAACGTAGAACACATCGTCATGGACTGCGGTTCTTCAAATGTGGGACAGACGGTCTATCTTGAAGATACTCAGACCTTGTACACCTGCGAAAATGGCGCCTGGATTGGTGAACGCGTTGCTGTTTGCGAAGAGCCTGAACCGTCCCAGCCTGTAGAAGACGTTCCTTCTGTAAGTTATGGAACGATGACGGATGAACGTGATGGTCAGACTTATAAGACTATTGAAATTGGTAAGCAGACCTGGATGGCGGAAAACTTGAACTTCTATAAGAGTACCGATGGCTCTGTTGTGATGGATTCTTCCTTCTGCTACGAAGACCTTCCTGCAAATTGCGAAAAGTATGGCCGTCTGTATCAGGAATTTGACGCCTCCGAGGCTTGCCCCGATGGCTGGAAAATGCCGACCCAATTTGACTGGCGTGAACTTACGGACAAATTAAGTGAATTGTACCCTAGTAAGAACCTGAATGAAATTGCCCGTGCCACGACTGGTTGGGATGATTCCATGAAGTCCAATAATGCAAGTGGCTTTGGTGCATTGGCTGCTGGTAAGCGCAATAGTAAGGGTGAGTATTCTGATGAAGAATACAAGGCTTATTTCTGGGGGGATAAGGGTATGCTTTATTACGCCTGGACCTTAAGCAAGACTTCCGAATTTGACGAAGGAACTAGAATGTATAGCTATTATGCTTATTCCCTTCGCTGCATCAAAAAATAA